GGGCGGCGCCCTCACCGGCGATCTGGTGGTGATCGCCGGCGGCGACCCGACCCTCACCAGCCTGGACCTGCGCGGCATGGTCGACACCCTGGTGACCCGCGGAGTCCGCCATATCCAGGGAGACCTGGTCGTCGACGCCAGCCGCTACGAGACGGCGACAACTGCTCTCGGCTGGCAGGACTGGCAGGTGCCGACCTACGTCGGTCCGATGTCGGCGTTCATGCTGGACGACAACCGCTGGCGCACCGATGCGGCCTACCTGGCCGACCCGGCCCTCGGCAACCTCACCCGGCTGGCCGACTTCCTGGGGGCCGCCGGCGTGCAGCTCGATGGCACCATCCGAACAGGCGCCGCAACTGCCGCCAGGGTGTTCGTCGAGCACACCTCCGCACCGGTGGCCGAGCTGCTGCCGCGCATGCTCGGCGCCAGCGACAACGAGATCGCCGAGTCCCTGATCCGCGAGATCGGCTTCCTCCATGGCGACGACGGGTCCACCCCCGCGGGGTTGGCTGCGATCCGTCGGGCCCTCGCTGCCAATGGGTTCCTGCTCACCGGTACGGACGGCGACGGATCCGGCCTCAGTCGCGCCAACTACCGCTCGGCCACCAACTGGCGGGACCTACTGGCCTACGCCCGCTCGCAGCCGTGGGCCGAGGCGTTCACCGACGCGCTCCCCGTCAGTGGGGTATCCGGCACCCTGGCCGGCCGCCTGACCGGTCCCGCCACAGCCGGCCGGATCACCGCCAAGACCGGCACGATCATCGGCGGCCGGGCACTGTCGGGGTATGCCGTCCTCCCCGACGGTGACCAGGTCCAGTTCTCCATCGTCGTCAACGGACCGGACAGCAATATCGCGGTGATCGACGCGGTGCTGTCCCACCTGCTCGCCACACCTCCGCCTCTCGGATAGGACCACCACAGAAATCTGCACGAAATCAGGAGGCGTGGCCACACAACAGACGACGGTGGCCGGGTCAGGTAGCGGACCAGGCCGCCACGACACAGGGCGGACGCAACCTCCTTGTGGCTGAATACCACCGGCTCGAAACCGGATCCCGACGGCGGGTGACCAATCACCGTGCAGCCGTCATCAGTCACATCCGCATCGCGCACGATGCAGCAACCATCACCACGCGTCGACTGTGACGGGGCCGGGTCCGTGACGGAGGGTCAGGGGCATCCGGCCACCGTCTTCGCATCACAGGGGCGTGCGTCACCCCCGTGCTACCGTCTGCCCCGTGTCTGCGGGACAGACGATGAAGCTGCCGGCCGGGCTTTCCCTAGAGCGCATCCAGGAAGCTCTCCGCCAGGCCGGCGCCGTCTTCGCCTTCGTCCACGGCAGCCGCGTCGACGGAACGCACCGCGACCACTCGGACGTCGACGTGGCGGCCTGGTTCGGCCGGGACGTCAATTCCTGGGAGGTGCCGGTGCCACCACCGGTCGACCTGCTCGTGCTCGACACAGCGGGGCTTGAGCTGTCAGGACGTGTCGCGCAGCACGGCGTCCTGATCCTCGACGACGACCCGCCCACGCGAGTCCGCTGGCAGGCCGATCGTTCCAAGCGCTATCTGGACGAGGCATACCGTCGACAGCAGCTCGTCCGGACGGTTCTCGGCGATGGTTGATGCCGTCCGATTGGCCCGACTGCTGCAACGGCTGGGGCAGCAGATGTCCATTCTGCAACGACGAGCGAAGGAGGATCGTGCCGCGCTGAGTGCCGACGAGGCGCGGCTGTCCGGCACCAAGTACCGCTTCATCACGGCGATCGAGGCCGTGTTGGACGTTGCCCATCATCTGCTGGCCTCAGAGCTGTGGGGACCGGCCGAAGACAGCGGCGATGCCGTGCGACAACTCGCCCGCCATGAGGTGGTTGATCGTGAGTTGGGTGACCGACTGGCTCGAACCGTCGGGTTTCGCAACGTTCTGGTCCATGGCTATGCCGAGGTCGATGACGGCATCGTGCTGGCTGCGCTGGATGAGCTGGACGATCTTGAGTCGTTCATCGAGCAGGTCAGATCCTGGGCCGCCCTCCAGGCGGGCGATACCGATGCCACCTAGGTCCTCCGATTGTCGTGGGTCGATGCCGGTGGTGGAACGCACGGGGTGCCCATCTCGGCGAAGATGGCCTCAGGCCGGAACATGCGGTGTGCAGCCCCACGTTGGGTCCCAGATGAACATCTGGACGCCCTGGATTGCACTGGACGATGAGCACGTGCAGCTCAGTCTGGAACCGAGCGCCGTGATCGATGCCTTCAGAACGCGCCTGTCACATGCCGATGTGATCGCCTGGGACGAGCAGCGCGACGTGCTGGTGGCCCGCTTCGCAGGTCAGGCGGGGGCATTCTCCTTCGCCACTGCCGAAGTGGTGCGGTTCACGCCCACGCGGATCACCTTCACCCACCTCTCCGGTCCCTTCATGGCCTGCGAGGAGACCGTTGACGTGGTTACGAGCGACCCCGGGGTTGTTGTCACTCACCGCGGCCGCTTCCGGATGAAGTACGGGCCGCTCGGCTGGCTCTTCGGGCGGTTTGTCGTCAAGCACCTCTTCGAACAGCATGTTGCGGAGGAGATGTCCGGCCTCGTCGCGCAGTGAGCGAGCGACCTCCAGGGTCCCCTCCGTCAGCACGCGGTAGCCGTCGGCGAACTCGAGCGTCAGAGACGTCCGCACCTCGGCGTCGGTGAAGGGCTCGAGATAGGTCCTCGCCCGATGGCCGCAGACGGGGCGCCAACCCCAACTCGTAAGAGTACGTCCTGCCGGCGAAGGCGTAGGAGTACCGATTCGAGTACATGTACGTCACCTGGGCTATGCAGCCGATCAGGTGTCGTCGATGCGCGCCAACAGGTCAGCCAGCGTGGCCAGCTCCGCCTCGCTCAGCACCTCCAGCTGCCGCGCGGCGACCTGCCGGCGTCGTCGGGTGAGCGTGCCCAGCAGGTCCCGGCCGGCCTCGGTGGCCTCGACGACCACGGCCCGACGGTCCGTCGGGTCGGGTGAGCGGGCCACCAGGCCCTGCTCCTCCAGTTCGTCGATCACGTCGGTGGCCGAGCGGCGGGCGATGCGAAGCCACTCGGCGACCTGACTCATCCTGGGTGGGCTGTCGCAGCAACTGACCATGCGCAGTGCTCGCCACTGCGCCGGCGTGACGCCGGTGTCCTTCAGGTCCCGCCGCACCGCGTGGCGGAGCCGACTGGCCGTGTGGTGCAGCAGATCGGCAACCTGCTCGGCCGTCGTCGCCGGCCCGCGCTCGGGAATACTTGACACCATTAGTGAGTTAACCTCATCATGAGTCTTGCTTACTACCTCCGAACCCTACCGACGGGAGCCCGATTTGCCTAGACCTCCCCGCGCCATGTTCCACGACCCCTCCGTCACCGACCACAAGTTGGCCCCCGGGACCCTCCGCCGGATCGCCGGCTTCGCCAGGCCCTACCGCCGCCAGATCGCCATCTTCCTCTCCCTCGTGATCGTCGACGCCATCGCCGGTGCCGCCACCCCGCTGCTGTACCGCGCGATCATCGACGACGGCATCACCGGCCAGCGGCCCGGCCTGGTCATCGGCCTCTCGCTGGGCGTCGCGCTGCTCGCGCTCGTCTCCGCCAGCATCGGCCTGGTCCAGCGGTGGTTCTCCTCCT
The sequence above is a segment of the Euzebya tangerina genome. Coding sequences within it:
- the dacB gene encoding D-alanyl-D-alanine carboxypeptidase/D-alanyl-D-alanine-endopeptidase; translated protein: MGSRRVVIACLCALIVACSPIAATDTTESAAPTGNAETAAAADIADGPPGPPTNLPPAGPTAPTGAEPTTPEPTAPEPTAPEATTPEPTTPEPTTPEPPTPWQRDLAALIDRQTASGTDISISIASDQRGAIYDHQAGLELWPASNQKILTAIGALELLPPDHRFTTTFATSGTAGGALTGDLVVIAGGDPTLTSLDLRGMVDTLVTRGVRHIQGDLVVDASRYETATTALGWQDWQVPTYVGPMSAFMLDDNRWRTDAAYLADPALGNLTRLADFLGAAGVQLDGTIRTGAATAARVFVEHTSAPVAELLPRMLGASDNEIAESLIREIGFLHGDDGSTPAGLAAIRRALAANGFLLTGTDGDGSGLSRANYRSATNWRDLLAYARSQPWAEAFTDALPVSGVSGTLAGRLTGPATAGRITAKTGTIIGGRALSGYAVLPDGDQVQFSIVVNGPDSNIAVIDAVLSHLLATPPPLG
- a CDS encoding nucleotidyltransferase domain-containing protein, whose amino-acid sequence is MSAGQTMKLPAGLSLERIQEALRQAGAVFAFVHGSRVDGTHRDHSDVDVAAWFGRDVNSWEVPVPPPVDLLVLDTAGLELSGRVAQHGVLILDDDPPTRVRWQADRSKRYLDEAYRRQQLVRTVLGDG
- the hepT gene encoding type VII toxin-antitoxin system HepT family RNase toxin, translated to MVDAVRLARLLQRLGQQMSILQRRAKEDRAALSADEARLSGTKYRFITAIEAVLDVAHHLLASELWGPAEDSGDAVRQLARHEVVDRELGDRLARTVGFRNVLVHGYAEVDDGIVLAALDELDDLESFIEQVRSWAALQAGDTDAT
- a CDS encoding MarR family winged helix-turn-helix transcriptional regulator is translated as MVSSIPERGPATTAEQVADLLHHTASRLRHAVRRDLKDTGVTPAQWRALRMVSCCDSPPRMSQVAEWLRIARRSATDVIDELEEQGLVARSPDPTDRRAVVVEATEAGRDLLGTLTRRRRQVAARQLEVLSEAELATLADLLARIDDT